A region from the Algoriphagus machipongonensis genome encodes:
- a CDS encoding nitroreductase family protein, translating to MKEELSFFEAVNSRRSVRIFDQEGSFDHEIVKTCLEAAILSPNSSNLQLYQFIRVPESSPLKDQLAQLCMRQKAAVTARELVVVVTRRDLWKSRAEANYQYIKNTVQNQSEKKQKQALSYYGNLIPKLYSKFPGWTIIKKLIAWWVGMKRPMVREVSETDVRISVHKSAALASMTFMLGMKAAAYDTCPMEGYDSKRISKLLNLPKAAEICMIIGCGKGIPEGVYGKRFRLPVSSFIYDL from the coding sequence ATGAAGGAGGAATTAAGCTTTTTCGAAGCGGTAAATTCAAGAAGATCGGTTAGAATTTTCGATCAGGAAGGATCATTTGATCATGAGATAGTTAAAACATGTTTGGAGGCTGCAATTCTATCTCCAAACAGCTCCAATCTTCAGCTATATCAATTTATCCGAGTACCTGAATCTTCTCCATTAAAAGATCAACTTGCCCAACTCTGCATGCGTCAAAAGGCAGCTGTCACTGCACGTGAATTGGTAGTAGTAGTCACAAGAAGAGACCTCTGGAAATCCCGAGCAGAGGCAAACTACCAATACATCAAGAACACTGTTCAAAATCAATCTGAAAAGAAACAAAAACAAGCTTTAAGCTATTACGGAAATCTGATACCTAAATTATATTCCAAATTTCCGGGTTGGACGATTATCAAAAAATTGATTGCTTGGTGGGTGGGAATGAAACGCCCCATGGTACGGGAAGTCAGTGAAACGGATGTTCGGATTTCCGTCCATAAGTCCGCAGCACTTGCTTCAATGACATTTATGCTGGGAATGAAAGCCGCTGCCTACGACACCTGCCCCATGGAAGGGTACGATTCCAAACGCATTTCCAAACTCCTAAACTTACCTAAAGCAGCAGAAATCTGTATGATCATCGGTTGCGGAAAGGGAATTCCTGAAGGGGTTTATGGGAAGAGGTTTCGCCTCCCGGTTTCATCGTTTATTTATGATTTATGA
- a CDS encoding RNA polymerase sigma factor — protein MEETQLIAGLRAKDRKTTEYLYEKYSRALFAVISRIVRDQDIAEEVFHDAFVKITRKIDRYDESKGRLYTWMANICRNSAIDKLRSKEISQSSKTNTIDDFVYGMESKSGTVEKTDAIGVRELMLQLNEDQRFILEYIYFKGYTHSEVSEEFDIPLGTVKSRVRASIQVLKKNLDRI, from the coding sequence TTGGAGGAAACTCAACTAATCGCAGGCCTTAGGGCCAAAGACAGAAAAACCACCGAATATCTTTACGAAAAGTATTCGAGGGCGCTTTTTGCTGTCATCAGCCGGATAGTACGTGATCAGGACATAGCAGAGGAAGTTTTTCACGATGCATTTGTGAAAATTACGCGTAAGATTGATCGTTATGATGAATCAAAAGGGCGTTTATATACGTGGATGGCTAATATTTGTAGAAATTCAGCCATAGATAAATTACGTTCCAAAGAAATTTCTCAATCTAGTAAGACCAACACGATTGACGACTTCGTATATGGAATGGAGAGCAAATCAGGGACAGTAGAAAAGACAGATGCCATTGGTGTTCGGGAGTTGATGTTACAACTCAATGAAGATCAACGCTTCATTCTTGAGTATATTTACTTTAAAGGTTATACACATTCAGAAGTATCAGAGGAATTTGATATTCCTCTTGGCACCGTCAAGTCTCGGGTAAGAGCTTCAATACAAGTTTTGAAAAAGAATTTAGACAGGATATAG
- a CDS encoding threonine aldolase family protein yields MIIDLRSDTVTRPTPGMKDAMFSAPVGDDVFGEDPTVLKLEEKIAGLFGMESAVFCPSGTMTNQIAIRLHTRIQTEVICHKYSHIYLYEGGGIMANSLASVKLLDGDLGKINASQIAASINPDDVHAPETTMVSLENTMNKGGGSIYTLEEVIPIKNVCEEYGLKLHLDGARFFNALVESGENPKDWGAQFDTISICLSKGLGCPVGSVLLGSKADIKRARKVRKVMGGGMRQAGFLAAAGIYALDHQVDRLKEDHARARLLGEMLLKKSFVSEVLPVATNIAIARLDGITPEFFLEKLNENGVKAVKFGPDLVRFVTHHDFGDDQLEEFGKRISNL; encoded by the coding sequence ATGATTATTGACTTAAGAAGCGATACTGTAACCCGACCTACACCGGGAATGAAAGATGCAATGTTTTCAGCACCTGTTGGAGATGACGTCTTTGGCGAGGATCCAACAGTTTTGAAATTGGAAGAAAAAATTGCTGGGTTGTTTGGAATGGAATCCGCTGTTTTTTGTCCTTCCGGAACCATGACCAATCAGATTGCTATCCGATTACATACAAGGATTCAAACGGAAGTGATTTGTCATAAATACTCCCATATCTACCTTTACGAAGGTGGAGGTATTATGGCAAACTCCTTGGCTTCAGTAAAATTACTGGATGGGGATTTAGGGAAAATCAACGCTTCTCAAATTGCTGCATCAATCAATCCTGATGATGTCCATGCTCCTGAAACGACCATGGTTTCTTTGGAGAATACGATGAATAAAGGGGGAGGGAGCATTTATACGCTAGAGGAAGTGATTCCGATCAAAAATGTATGTGAGGAATATGGTTTAAAACTTCATTTAGATGGAGCAAGATTTTTCAATGCTTTGGTAGAAAGCGGAGAAAACCCTAAAGACTGGGGGGCGCAGTTCGATACGATTTCTATTTGTTTAAGCAAAGGCTTGGGTTGTCCGGTTGGCTCTGTGCTATTAGGTTCTAAAGCGGATATCAAAAGAGCTAGAAAAGTCCGAAAAGTGATGGGTGGAGGAATGAGACAAGCAGGGTTCTTGGCAGCAGCTGGGATTTATGCACTAGACCATCAGGTGGACAGACTGAAGGAAGATCATGCACGTGCTAGGTTACTGGGGGAGATGTTATTGAAGAAATCTTTCGTGTCCGAAGTTTTACCTGTGGCGACGAATATTGCGATAGCGAGATTAGATGGGATTACTCCAGAATTCTTTTTGGAAAAACTGAATGAAAATGGGGTCAAAGCTGTGAAATTTGGCCCAGACCTGGTTCGGTTTGTGACTCACCATGATTTTGGAGATGACCAACTGGAGGAGTTTGGGAAAAGGATATCCAACCTTTAA
- a CDS encoding replication-associated recombination protein A: MNTTPLAERMRPVRLEDLIGQEHLSSPNSFLFKAIKSGNVPSLILWGPPGVGKTTIANIIANEIKAPFYTLSAISSGVKDIREVIEKAKFQMGVVLFIDEIHRFNKSQQDALLGAVEKGIIRLIGATTENPSFEVNAALLSRCQVFTLNSLGKPELEAMVHQALEKDVDLKKLNVELKETDALLRISGGDGRKLLNLLEIVIDGINEDPCIITDEKVMQIAQQKVALYDKSGEQHYDIISAFIKSIRGSDPNAAVYWLARMIEGGEDVKFIARRLVILASEDIGNANPNALLLATNCFDAVKLIGYPESRIILSQCVTYLASSPKSNASYMAINQAQALVREKGDLSVPLHLRNAPTKLMKDLNYGKAYKYSHDFPGNFVAQEFLPDEIKGMKLYDPGENARENELRRYLGSKWKGKYGY, from the coding sequence ATGAATACGACACCTCTGGCGGAAAGAATGCGTCCTGTACGATTGGAAGACCTAATCGGCCAAGAACATTTATCCTCTCCAAACTCATTTTTATTTAAAGCCATCAAGTCAGGAAATGTCCCTTCTTTGATACTTTGGGGGCCTCCTGGAGTAGGTAAAACTACGATCGCCAATATTATTGCCAATGAAATTAAAGCTCCTTTTTATACGCTATCGGCAATAAGTTCAGGAGTGAAAGACATCCGGGAAGTAATAGAGAAAGCCAAATTTCAAATGGGCGTCGTTCTTTTTATTGATGAGATTCACCGGTTTAATAAATCCCAGCAGGATGCCTTGCTTGGTGCCGTAGAAAAAGGAATTATCCGTTTGATTGGTGCCACTACTGAAAACCCGTCTTTTGAGGTGAATGCCGCTTTGTTGTCCAGGTGTCAGGTTTTTACGCTGAATTCATTAGGTAAGCCGGAATTGGAAGCAATGGTCCACCAAGCTTTGGAAAAGGATGTGGATTTGAAAAAGCTGAATGTTGAGCTAAAGGAAACCGATGCTTTGCTAAGAATTTCCGGAGGTGATGGGAGAAAGCTCTTGAACTTATTGGAAATCGTCATCGATGGAATCAACGAGGATCCCTGCATTATTACAGATGAAAAGGTAATGCAGATTGCTCAACAAAAGGTGGCGCTTTACGATAAGTCAGGAGAACAGCATTACGATATTATTTCGGCATTTATCAAGTCCATTCGTGGTTCAGATCCCAATGCGGCAGTGTATTGGCTGGCAAGAATGATTGAAGGGGGAGAGGACGTGAAGTTTATCGCCAGAAGATTGGTGATTTTGGCTTCAGAGGACATTGGCAATGCTAACCCGAACGCGCTGCTTTTAGCGACCAATTGTTTTGATGCGGTGAAGCTGATCGGCTATCCGGAGTCCAGAATAATTCTTTCGCAATGTGTGACTTATTTGGCGAGTTCACCCAAAAGTAATGCGTCTTACATGGCCATTAATCAAGCCCAGGCATTAGTCCGTGAAAAAGGAGATTTATCAGTTCCGCTTCATTTGCGAAATGCACCAACGAAATTGATGAAAGATTTGAATTATGGCAAAGCATACAAGTACTCCCATGACTTCCCTGGGAATTTTGTGGCTCAGGAATTTTTACCAGATGAAATCAAAGGGATGAAATTATATGATCCCGGAGAAAATGCCCGTGAAAATGAATTGAGAAGGTATTTGGGTAGTAAATGGAAGGGGAAATATGGTTACTAA
- a CDS encoding glycerophosphodiester phosphodiesterase family protein — MKSRFWWLPIFLLFLGACNPSEVQESEESQTEVSADSGSHFIQVASLEEARSFYTWTADRLPLVSAHRGGPYPGFPENAIETFAHVLEFTPAIIELDVAMTKDGVLVLMHDDDLDRTTTGTGKVEDVTYEYIQTLFLKDNEGNETAFKAPTLEEALLWSKGKALLTVDIKRSVPYEKIIDLVRETDSEAHAALITYSFPAAKKLNSLAPELMLSVTIRNEEEIKRLEETGIPWTRVIAFTGVAERTQSFNNQLHQKGVFTILGVLGNLDQRAEARGDQIYTSFVQHGADILATDRPIEAAAAIKTLVPSQSSKSKYFKNDY; from the coding sequence ATGAAGAGTAGATTTTGGTGGCTACCCATTTTCCTTTTATTTCTTGGTGCCTGTAATCCAAGTGAAGTCCAAGAAAGTGAAGAGAGTCAAACTGAAGTCTCAGCAGACTCTGGTAGTCATTTTATTCAAGTAGCCAGTTTAGAAGAAGCGAGAAGTTTCTATACTTGGACCGCAGATCGATTGCCTTTGGTATCTGCTCATCGGGGAGGACCTTATCCCGGTTTTCCAGAAAATGCCATCGAGACATTTGCCCATGTTTTGGAGTTTACTCCAGCGATAATTGAACTGGATGTTGCGATGACCAAAGACGGGGTTTTGGTACTGATGCATGATGATGACCTGGATAGGACTACTACTGGAACCGGAAAAGTGGAGGATGTGACCTATGAATACATTCAGACGCTGTTTTTGAAAGATAATGAGGGCAATGAAACAGCCTTTAAGGCCCCAACTTTGGAGGAGGCTTTACTTTGGTCCAAAGGGAAAGCACTCTTGACAGTAGATATCAAACGTTCTGTACCTTATGAGAAAATCATTGATTTGGTTCGTGAAACCGATTCTGAGGCTCACGCAGCCTTAATAACCTATTCATTTCCCGCGGCTAAAAAGTTGAATTCCCTGGCTCCAGAACTAATGCTCTCCGTGACAATTCGGAATGAGGAGGAAATAAAGAGATTGGAAGAAACTGGAATCCCCTGGACAAGAGTCATTGCCTTTACCGGAGTGGCTGAGCGTACTCAGTCATTTAATAATCAACTCCATCAGAAAGGAGTATTTACTATCCTCGGTGTATTAGGAAACCTTGATCAACGTGCCGAAGCTCGAGGGGATCAGATTTACACAAGTTTTGTACAGCACGGAGCGGACATTTTGGCAACAGACCGACCGATTGAAGCCGCTGCAGCCATCAAAACTTTAGTCCCATCACAAAGTTCTAAATCCAAGTATTTTAAAAATGATTATTGA
- the fabG gene encoding 3-oxoacyl-[acyl-carrier-protein] reductase, with the protein MGLLSGKTALITGASKGIGRAIAIKYAQEGANVAFTFLSSVEKGQALVSELEAFGVKAKGYRSDASDFKAAEELIAEVVKEFGALDILINNAGITRDNLLMRMTEESWDEIMNVNLKSCFNTVKAATRTMMKAKAGSIINMTSVVGSKGNAGQSNYAASKAGIIGFSKSVALELGSRNIRCNAIAPGFIETEMTEVLDEKTVQGWRDAIPMKRGGKPEEIADACVFLGSDMSTYISGQVLHVNGAMYT; encoded by the coding sequence ATGGGATTACTTTCCGGAAAAACAGCTTTGATCACCGGTGCCTCTAAGGGAATCGGAAGAGCCATCGCGATCAAATATGCTCAAGAAGGTGCCAATGTAGCCTTCACTTTTTTATCCAGCGTAGAAAAAGGCCAAGCTCTGGTCAGCGAGCTGGAAGCATTTGGTGTTAAAGCCAAAGGATATCGCTCCGATGCATCTGACTTTAAAGCTGCAGAGGAATTGATTGCTGAGGTAGTCAAAGAATTTGGTGCTTTGGATATATTGATCAATAATGCAGGGATCACCCGTGACAATCTTTTGATGAGAATGACTGAGGAGTCTTGGGATGAGATCATGAACGTTAACTTAAAATCTTGCTTCAATACTGTCAAGGCTGCCACCCGAACAATGATGAAAGCAAAAGCAGGCTCTATCATCAATATGACTTCAGTGGTAGGTTCTAAAGGTAATGCAGGCCAATCCAACTATGCTGCCTCGAAAGCGGGAATTATAGGTTTTTCTAAGTCTGTAGCCTTGGAACTAGGATCAAGAAATATCCGATGCAATGCTATTGCCCCAGGTTTTATCGAAACGGAGATGACGGAAGTTTTGGATGAGAAAACGGTGCAGGGCTGGAGAGATGCTATCCCAATGAAGCGTGGTGGAAAACCAGAAGAAATTGCTGATGCCTGCGTATTCTTAGGTTCTGATATGAGTACTTATATCTCAGGTCAGGTGCTTCACGTGAATGGCGCGATGTACACCTGA
- the lpdA gene encoding dihydrolipoyl dehydrogenase, translated as MSSTKFDLIVVGSGPGGYVAAIRASQLGLKTAVVEAAELGGICLNWGCIPTKALLKSAQVFEYINHAADYGITVGDAKADFDGIVKRSRGVADGMSKGVTFLMKKNKIEVIKGWGKIQPGKKVEVTDSEEKKTVYSADNIIIATGARSRELPSMKIDKKKIIGYREAMTLDKMPKKMVVVGSGAIGIEFAYFYATMGAEVTIVEYLDRIVPVEDAEVSKTLEKIYKKAGMTIMTSSEVTAVDTKGSGCKVTVKTAKGEETLECDIVLSAAGVVSNLENCGLEDVGILVDKGKIKVDEYYKTNMPGYYAIGDVIPGPALAHVASAEGIICVEKIAGQNPEPLDYGNIPGCTYCSPEIASVGMTEAKAKEAGYELRVGKFPFSASGKASAAGAKDGFVKLVFDKKYGELLGAHMIGFNVTEMIAEIVAIRKLETTGHELIKTVHPHPTMSEAVMEAAAAAYDEVIHL; from the coding sequence ATGTCTTCGACCAAATTTGACTTGATCGTGGTGGGCAGTGGACCAGGAGGCTATGTTGCCGCTATTCGTGCTTCCCAACTCGGTTTGAAAACAGCTGTAGTAGAGGCAGCCGAGCTAGGTGGTATTTGCCTTAACTGGGGCTGTATTCCTACCAAAGCTTTGCTTAAAAGTGCGCAGGTTTTTGAATACATCAATCACGCAGCAGATTATGGTATTACTGTAGGTGATGCCAAAGCTGATTTTGATGGAATCGTTAAGCGAAGCAGGGGAGTAGCCGATGGAATGAGCAAAGGCGTAACTTTTTTGATGAAGAAGAATAAGATCGAGGTAATCAAAGGTTGGGGTAAAATCCAACCAGGTAAGAAGGTTGAAGTTACAGATAGCGAGGAGAAGAAGACGGTTTATTCTGCCGATAATATCATTATCGCTACTGGCGCAAGATCCAGAGAGCTTCCATCTATGAAAATCGATAAGAAAAAAATTATCGGATATCGTGAGGCAATGACTTTGGACAAAATGCCAAAGAAAATGGTCGTAGTAGGATCTGGAGCTATTGGGATTGAGTTCGCTTATTTCTATGCGACGATGGGAGCAGAAGTGACTATCGTTGAGTATTTAGACAGAATTGTACCAGTAGAAGATGCAGAGGTTTCTAAGACTTTAGAAAAAATCTATAAAAAAGCTGGTATGACTATCATGACTTCTTCTGAGGTAACAGCAGTGGATACGAAAGGATCAGGTTGTAAAGTAACTGTTAAAACCGCCAAAGGAGAAGAGACATTAGAATGTGATATCGTGCTTTCCGCAGCTGGAGTTGTTTCAAACTTGGAAAACTGTGGTTTAGAAGATGTGGGTATTTTGGTGGATAAAGGCAAGATTAAGGTAGACGAGTATTATAAGACAAATATGCCGGGCTATTATGCGATCGGAGATGTGATTCCGGGACCAGCTTTGGCTCACGTAGCCTCTGCTGAAGGTATTATCTGCGTGGAGAAAATAGCAGGTCAGAATCCTGAACCTCTAGATTACGGAAATATCCCTGGATGTACTTATTGTTCTCCAGAGATAGCTTCAGTAGGAATGACAGAAGCGAAAGCAAAAGAAGCTGGATATGAATTAAGAGTTGGTAAGTTTCCATTCTCCGCATCCGGAAAAGCTTCTGCGGCTGGAGCGAAAGATGGATTTGTCAAATTGGTATTTGATAAGAAATACGGCGAATTACTTGGTGCACATATGATTGGTTTCAATGTTACCGAGATGATTGCTGAGATTGTCGCTATCCGTAAGTTGGAAACTACAGGTCATGAATTGATTAAAACGGTTCATCCTCACCCGACTATGTCAGAGGCGGTGATGGAAGCGGCCGCTGCAGCTTATGATGAGGTGATTCACTTATAA
- a CDS encoding anti-sigma factor, with product MDIQSYIASGKLELFLLGELNEREREEVLAMAKKYPEVQKELDELDEAMFSFDELTGTNPPAQVKDKIFATLESDFQKPEVKTSAQPKEVKLTPWKPFAIAASFIAIVASAAAMFFASKFYEKEEQFTALMQEQSVMADNLNQVKQDFEQKDTQLDKMIAGDFKRVEMKGEGFEMQKDAKVDVFWDQNAEEVFVAVNNLNSLSDEYDYQLWAIGDDGPIGIGLVNPGEKFTLQQMQAVAQAGAFAITIEPKGGSEAPTLEKLVVLGEVA from the coding sequence GTGGATATTCAATCGTACATAGCATCAGGCAAACTGGAGCTCTTCCTTTTGGGAGAGTTGAATGAGCGGGAGCGTGAGGAGGTTCTGGCCATGGCAAAAAAATATCCTGAGGTTCAGAAAGAGCTGGATGAATTGGATGAGGCCATGTTTTCCTTTGACGAGCTTACGGGTACAAATCCCCCTGCTCAGGTAAAAGATAAAATCTTTGCTACCCTTGAGTCAGATTTCCAAAAACCAGAAGTAAAGACTTCAGCACAACCTAAGGAGGTAAAATTGACTCCTTGGAAACCATTTGCCATTGCCGCATCTTTCATAGCGATCGTCGCTTCAGCTGCCGCCATGTTCTTCGCAAGTAAGTTTTATGAAAAAGAAGAACAATTTACTGCCTTGATGCAAGAACAAAGTGTCATGGCCGATAACCTCAATCAGGTGAAGCAAGATTTTGAACAAAAAGATACCCAGTTGGATAAAATGATAGCTGGAGACTTTAAGCGCGTGGAGATGAAAGGGGAAGGTTTTGAGATGCAGAAAGACGCCAAAGTGGATGTCTTCTGGGATCAAAATGCCGAAGAAGTCTTTGTAGCAGTAAATAACCTTAATTCCCTTAGTGATGAATATGATTATCAATTATGGGCGATAGGGGATGATGGTCCTATAGGTATTGGATTAGTGAATCCAGGTGAGAAGTTTACTTTGCAGCAAATGCAAGCAGTGGCTCAAGCCGGAGCTTTTGCCATCACGATCGAGCCAAAAGGTGGTTCTGAGGCGCCAACTCTTGAAAAATTGGTAGTCCTAGGTGAAGTGGCTTAA
- a CDS encoding CHRD domain-containing protein, protein MKTSFQYLVMLCAIAFFAVSCQNMQEETPYMNQLADENSATDSDFNARKGQMAEFGAFLIGTEEVPSVNSPGSGAAKITQMDANTLKFELRVANTTGIVFAHLHNAPIGTNGGVVVTLIPNQSPSPLSNGVIAEGMIEAGNLSGALEGMSIQDLIMEMESGNIYVNVHTTDNPGGELRGQVSMVEASDNKNYITKLSGENEVPSIMSDATGIAKFNFSNDGMSASFQVNVDDIEDVRFAHIHLAKAGANGGVVYTLKMDKIEGPVSGVYTKGEIMADNFSGQLMGGDLMILKEAFRTGNAYVNVHSDDFPSGELRGQVH, encoded by the coding sequence ATGAAAACATCTTTTCAATATCTCGTTATGCTATGTGCAATAGCATTTTTTGCTGTTTCCTGTCAGAACATGCAGGAAGAAACCCCATACATGAATCAACTTGCCGATGAAAATTCAGCAACAGATTCAGATTTTAATGCTCGAAAAGGCCAGATGGCTGAATTTGGAGCATTTCTAATTGGTACAGAGGAAGTTCCCTCAGTTAATTCTCCTGGTTCGGGTGCCGCTAAAATCACCCAAATGGATGCAAACACTTTAAAATTTGAATTGAGGGTAGCTAATACAACAGGAATTGTATTTGCACATCTACACAATGCTCCAATAGGCACAAATGGAGGAGTCGTAGTTACACTAATCCCTAACCAAAGTCCCTCCCCTCTTTCCAATGGAGTAATTGCCGAAGGAATGATTGAGGCTGGAAATTTATCAGGAGCTTTAGAAGGAATGTCAATTCAGGATTTAATTATGGAAATGGAGTCTGGAAACATTTATGTAAATGTTCATACTACTGACAATCCAGGTGGAGAACTTCGAGGTCAAGTAAGTATGGTTGAAGCCAGTGACAATAAAAATTACATTACCAAATTAAGCGGTGAAAATGAAGTTCCTTCAATCATGTCAGATGCGACTGGAATAGCAAAATTCAACTTTTCAAATGATGGAATGTCTGCTTCTTTTCAGGTAAATGTGGACGATATTGAAGATGTGCGATTTGCACATATTCACCTTGCGAAAGCCGGAGCTAATGGAGGAGTAGTTTATACCTTGAAAATGGATAAAATAGAAGGTCCTGTATCTGGAGTTTACACTAAGGGCGAAATCATGGCTGATAACTTTTCCGGTCAACTCATGGGCGGAGATTTGATGATATTAAAAGAAGCCTTTAGAACTGGAAATGCTTATGTCAATGTTCATTCAGACGATTTCCCAAGTGGAGAGTTAAGAGGTCAAGTACATTAA
- a CDS encoding four helix bundle protein — MKEELKKRTKAFAVSIIEMTETLPRKNSTFPITNQIIRSSTSIGANYRAPLRGRSKAEFIAKLGVVVEESDETLYWLEIIAKSNS, encoded by the coding sequence ATGAAAGAAGAATTAAAAAAGAGGACGAAGGCTTTTGCCGTTTCTATTATAGAAATGACGGAAACTTTACCAAGAAAGAATTCGACATTCCCTATTACAAATCAAATTATTCGGTCTTCCACTTCTATTGGAGCTAACTACAGAGCCCCATTAAGAGGCAGATCTAAAGCAGAATTCATAGCAAAACTTGGTGTTGTGGTTGAAGAATCGGATGAAACCCTTTACTGGCTAGAAATAATTGCAAAATCAAATAGTTAA
- a CDS encoding DUF2721 domain-containing protein, which yields MELQLSTPALLFSAITLLMLAFTNRFLAIASLIRGLHKSYLDAQDKGTIVKQIHNLRIRLRLIKNMQLFGVFSFLLCVICMYLLFHGFTQAANWVFVGSMGSLLVALTLSLIEIQISTKALNLELADMEEIFKKGSSGLDFIFKKDAKKDEE from the coding sequence ATGGAACTTCAACTCTCAACACCGGCCTTACTTTTCTCGGCTATTACATTATTAATGCTTGCCTTTACCAATCGGTTTTTGGCGATTGCCAGTTTGATTCGAGGTCTTCATAAATCGTATTTGGATGCTCAAGACAAAGGAACCATTGTCAAACAAATTCATAACCTTCGAATTCGACTAAGGCTAATCAAGAACATGCAGCTTTTTGGAGTGTTTAGCTTCTTGCTTTGTGTGATTTGTATGTACCTTTTATTCCATGGTTTTACCCAAGCGGCAAACTGGGTATTTGTAGGTAGTATGGGCTCATTATTGGTAGCCTTAACTTTGTCATTAATTGAAATACAAATTTCTACCAAAGCACTTAACCTGGAGTTAGCAGATATGGAAGAAATTTTCAAAAAAGGGAGTTCTGGACTTGATTTTATTTTCAAAAAAGATGCAAAGAAAGATGAAGAGTAG